The genomic DNA TGGTGTGGATCGCGAACTGGTCTGGCAGCGCGTTTTGAGTCTTCGGGCGCCGCAGCCCGAAGGTACTGTGGAACCCCCGTTGAAAATCCGCCAGACCGGTCTGCGGTCCGATCGCCATTACATCGCCGCCAAGACTGAACTGCGTGTCACCCTGACCGAAATGCGTATGCAGCCCGAGGCTGAGGACCCCGGCGTAGGGGCGGTCCCCGTTGCGGCGATAGGGGGCAATGATCTCGGACCGGAACCTGTATTCCAGCAAGGCGCCAAAGGGTTGCGCCGTCCCGTCATAGGGTCTGGGCGCACGCAGATGGCTGAACACGAAGCTGCCGGTGCGCCAGCGGTCGTGGCCGTCGCCGAGCATATCGTTATCGAACAGCCTGCCGTTGCCGATCCCGTCACGCGATTGCGCTGCCGCGGGCGCAGCGGTCAGAAGCATCAAGAAAAATAGCAGACAGCGCATCGTCATCCTGTGTCTTGATTCCATCGCGGGATCGCCCCTTGATACGTGCAGGGTCCGGATCGGGCTAGCCGGACGATCGGGTTCCCGCGCCTTATGGCGTCGGTGCAACACCATGCGGACCGCCACCGGGCCTGAGCTGGTCCGTTGCAGCAACGCATGAAAATCTTTACGAAACGTGAATGGCTTGCGTTCCGGCGCAGGAGCGGTTGGAATACAGGCAACCGCGCCATCGCGCCGCCCCGTGCGCCGCTGCGACGAAAAGGGATCCTGATGGGACAGACCAAGACACCGGACGCCGCGGCGCTGGTCGATCACAACGCAGCCCGCGCCATTGCGAACGGCCACTGCGCCGATCCCTTCGCGCAACTGGGTCTGCAGGACAGGGACGGCGCCGTTCTGCTGTCGGTCTTCGTGCCCGGCGCCGATGCCGTGACCTGCCTTGCGGGACAGACAGAGGTGCCGCTGGTGGCATTGCGGGATTATCCCGGCCTTTTCGTCGCGGCCTTTTCGAAAGCGCCGCAGACCTATCGCCTGCACGCCACGGCGCAGGGGAGCAACTGGACGTTTGACGACCCCTACAGCTTTGGCCCGGTGCTGTCGCAGGACGACCTGTATTTCATCGGAGAAGGCAGTTATCGCCGCCTGTGGCAGGCTTTGGGTGCCCATGTCATGACGCATGAGGGCGTTGACGGGACGCACTTTGCCGTCTGGGCGCCGAATGCGCAGCGGGTTTCGGTCGTTGGAAATTTTAATGTCTGGGACGGGCGCCGCGCGCCGATGCGGCGCCGCGACGGCGGTATCTGGGAAATCTTCATGCCCGGGCTGGGCGACGGCGAGATCTACAAATACGAGATCCTGGGCCCTGACGGCGCACCTTTGCCGCTGAAGGCCGACCCTTTCGGCTATGGGTCGGAGCATCCGCCGCGGACCGGATCGGTCGTGCGCGACCTGTCCCATGCGCAGTGGCACGATGCCACCTTCTTGCAGACACGCGCACAGGCACAGACGATCGACGCGCCGATCAGCATCTACGAAGTGAATCTGGCCAGCTGGAAGCGCGCGCCGGGCAACCGGCCGTTGTCCTATGTCGAACTCGCGACGGATCTGGTGGATTACGCCGCCTGGATGGGCTTTACCCATATCGAGATGATGCCGATTTCCGAACATCCCTTTGATGGATCATGGGGCTATCAGCCGATCGGGATGTATGCGCCGACGATCCGCCACGGCACACCCGATGAATTCCGGGCGCTGGTGGATGCCGCGCACGCCAAGGGACTGGGTG from Loktanella sp. M215 includes the following:
- a CDS encoding lipid A-modifier LpxR family protein → MRCLLFFLMLLTAAPAAAQSRDGIGNGRLFDNDMLGDGHDRWRTGSFVFSHLRAPRPYDGTAQPFGALLEYRFRSEIIAPYRRNGDRPYAGVLSLGLHTHFGQGDTQFSLGGDVMAIGPQTGLADFQRGFHSTFGLRRPKTQNALPDQFAIHTTAEARQTIHLGDTTTLRPFIEGQTGAEDLIRAGADLILGSAVGQRDLLLRDVVTGQLYRGTQDDAQGISFVLGGDVAAAGDSLYLPDSQGAAPRETRTRARAGVHWQPVPGLALFYGATYLGPEFKGQDESQVVGSLKLNFNF